The DNA region gcaaagaaagaaatatatcACAAGCAACAAAAAGCATGaaacattttttcttcttctttagagCAAGGTTTATTTCCTGGAGTAGGCTAACACAACATCTTACTGTCATGAACCCACTCCAATCAAGGTGCTTTCAGTGAGATTTGAGCTTGAGACCTTACTTTTCAAGCCTTATCATGACCCCCACTTCAATCAAGGTGCTTTCAGTGAGATTTGAGTTTGAGACcttatttttcaagttcaaGACTCTTTTCACTTGAGCTTTCATGGTGGGTGCATGCAAACTTATTATCTTAGTAATAGAATGGAAAATGGTTACCTGCAATTCCACGTGGCTTCAAATGAACGAATGGCTTGCCTTAGGTTGTTCTTTGAGTTATTAGCAATCCTTACAGCCAAATTGAGGGGCAAATCAATCCCTTCTTTCTTTGCTATGAATTTCAGAACATCAACTATCTGAAATTGCAAGAGAAAATGCTCAATTTTGTAGGGATGAAGTTTTAATAGATGTAATATAGGTTTGTACTTTGTGGGAAGTCATGGTGTTCATGAGTCACATATATCCCATATACATCTTTTGATCCAAAATATTAGTATCTCTGTGTTTCCAAATAGGGAGTAGCATGTTCTTACATTTTCAATGGAAGGTGCATTAAGTTGAACAACTGTACAAAGTGATGTTAGAGATTGAAGCTTTGAAGCTTTTGTGCAACAGAAAAACAAGGAATTGCGGCCTCTGTACTTCTCAAGTAGCCACCTGATATACGGTAGGACATCAGCAGAAATCTGATCTGCTTCATATAGGACAATAGCTGCACAGATGTTGGAAAAACAATTTTGTGGGTTTATTATACTGTCATACACACTAGTATTTCTTTGCTTTTTGAAAGTGGAAAAAAGACTATAATACCCCGGCGTTCTTCTCTCCTGCATTTCATTGATACATTTGGAAGCCTGTTGGAGTTCTCTTTGATAAGATCAATGATAACATGCTTTTCATATCCCTTCACTTTATCAATATTTACTTCAACATGTTGAGATGATACCTTTGCCTTTACTTCAATACTTCCTATGGCTTCCCCCTACAGCCAAAGGTTGGATATTGGTTTTCGCCACTAACTTATCTGAAGACTGTTAGTAGAATCTGTTTCTATTTTTGATTTTGCAATATCTTTTTTTAGTAAGATTTTATTCTTGTTATCTATGGTATTATAAGTTGCTAAACTGAACAAGTCAACTATCCTGGATTTATTTAACTTACCTTTAACAGAAATGTAATGGGTTGTTCGGTTGCCTGTAAGAAAAACGAGAAGAAGACATTAATAAACATGATTTGCTGTTATTTTACAGCTTGTTCATATGTGCTAGTTAGTACCTGTACTTTATCTTGGCCAAAAGTATCTCGAAGCAGGGCAGTGATCATGGTTCTCTTTCCCACTCCAGGTGGTCCTTCGAATATGAAATGACCACAATGATGTTCTTCTTTATTCTGTAATAAGAGAGATTGGTTGTTCAACAATACATTCATGAGATATACTCAATATTCCATTTTATACC from Impatiens glandulifera chromosome 5, dImpGla2.1, whole genome shotgun sequence includes:
- the LOC124939674 gene encoding replication factor C subunit 5-like yields the protein MNVLLNNQSLLLQNKEEHHCGHFIFEGPPGVGKRTMITALLRDTFGQDKVQATEQPITFLLKGEAIGSIEVKAKVSSQHVEVNIDKVKGYEKHVIIDLIKENSNRLPNVSMKCRREERRAIVLYEADQISADVLPYIRWLLEKYRGRNSLFFCCTKASKLQSLTSLCTVVQLNAPSIENIVDVLKFIAKKEGIDLPLNLAVRIANNSKNNLRQAIRSFEATWNCSPQLKEDQEIKTGWEDDIEDIARSIIEEQSPKQLYIIRRKLQNILEHNVSLEFFFMTLMRELMKHLPDQLQTQMEKMHKDYIDRLEEMNKRQKDPIRRNAQHFLRIEAFIAKFMSWYKATAVNRRI